The sequence TCCTGAATGTCATTGTTCCCGGGCAGAATGTAACCTTCTTCGGGCGTGTTTGAATGCATGCCCTAGCGAAGCTTGATCTGTTGCAAGTGCTCAGAGAAGCAGCCAAAGCCGCATCAGGCTTTGTCATTAAATGTTGCTGCCTTAGTTAACTCAATTTAAGGCGTCTTCACTATATCGATTATCTGACTTGAGCCGGCTAGGTTCTTGGGCAACAGACCTACCGAAGGTTGTGGGATATTTTGGATGCCATGTTCAAGAGGAACCAAGCATTGTCTATACGATCGGACATTTTCTGTGCCCTGAGAATTCGCCCATGCATCTCCGGGTTGCCTTGAGCGGCTCATCGAAGTTGGCTATTCAAGGTTCGTGCAATGTAGATTGCGGTGATCCCTAGGCAAGGTTGTCAGTAGGATCGGGCATGAAGCATTCCTCTTCTCGTCTTCAAGGAGATACATTGCCCTCCTTGACTTAACTGGCTCGAGGTTTGAGATGCAATGATATTTAATTGTCTTGACCACCGACCACCCCGAACACGTTCATCTGTTACGGCTAAATGAATCCGGCTTTCTCTTGATATCAGTTGGCTATCGCAGTGTGGGAGATCCCTTGAGTGACTTCAAAATGTCTAGTCCTATTCCCGCCGATACGAAACCTCTCTTTTCATCATTTATAGAAAGGCTCCCGTATTTGGATGGACTGTGTTGCCGAACGATAAGATGTCTAAGAATTAGCAAATTTGAGAACGCGCAGAAATGCTTTAAGAACACGTCGTTTGATGAGATGGTGCCAATTGACGAAGTAGTCATGGATTTTGTCAATGACTTACACCAAAAGTTCGACTTAGAGCTACACACATCGACTGACGAAATTGAAGTCAGCGATGATAGCACCTTATTCTCAACTAACGTCGTCAATGGCACGGTGAGAATATATACATTCCGACATCGTGTATTGCTTTACTAGATCAAACCCGGAGATGGCCTTGTATCTGTATGCTTCGGACAATAGGCGGATATATTACCTCTGCAGGATGTACTGCAATGTTTGGAACCCAGCTCGTTGATCTGACTTGCGGGGACGGACGAAAGCGGGAGCGAAGTTGTACCATTAACCGGAAACTCTGACCTATCAGAACTGAACGGCGGTAATCTATTGGTAATCACTTCCCTTGCTCTGCGTTTATAGGGCGCTAGAACTGTATCATGCTCCTGATATTAAATGATCTAAGAAATTCGAAATATGGCAATTCTTCCATATTTTCTTGACCACAGAGCTTAAATTATGCTCCTATGCATGGCCACTAAATTACTTGATCCACTGCAACTATGAATAGAGAAAGCGTAAAACAACCTGCAAGACAGTTGAAGTATGCATGATGTACATACACAGCAGGCGAGAAATGTGATGCGATCATCAGGTGATGAATTCCGCTGCCGAACTAACTTCTGTGCCTTTGCTGAGTTACTTTCCCCCCACCTTTGACTGGCCGGAAGCATGCTAAAGAATGGTGTGATCTTCCGGATGGATTCCACGCCATCCTGCTCACGTTTCCGGGAGAAACATGGTCAGGAGATGGGCTGCTAGCTACCAGATGCAGTCAATcatttttttgtttatttatcTCCGATAATTACTTACAGCCAACGAGATGTGAGGTCATATACTTTTTCATTTGGTGAATTCTTCAACCCTTCTAATTCCACTACTCCCTCTCGCTCGCAGCTAGGAGGACGCTACAAGCATAGGCAGTAAGCAAGTTAAACTcgttagttagttagttaacaaCAGGTGAGTTTCACACTTTCGCCCAAGCCTTGGCCTCTCAGCTTTCGAACAACGTCAACCCTACAAAGATACGAGCATGAGCCAGATGACTGCAGAGCAATGTTCTCCCTTGTTGATATATGTGCTCTCTTCGGGTTCATGACACCGAATCTAACCTCTCTAGCGTCTGATGGGTTGCTGACGGATGGTTGATGGTGCAGTGTGACCCCTCCCCTGCCTTCTTGTTGCCTCAGCAGAGAGCCCAAGCGCGGAGTAGTTATAAAGAATACGACCACGCAGACAACAACAATGTCCTTTGCGCGAGCTGTAACCCGCTCTTCCATTCGCCAATTCTCCGCCCAAGGGCCCAAGCCAGAGAGTCGAACCCAGCGGTTTGTTGCGAATTCTGCGCTCGTTGCTCTGGTCGTGATACCTTTCATTCACCCCGCGCTGGAAAGCTTGCGGCAAAAGAGGAGCGGGAACACTCATGAGAGCAAGTATGTTCCCTGAAATTTATTTATTACCCTGGCTTTAAACTGTACTGGGTTAACTTTTTGATAGTAGTTACCCGCCGCTCTGCTTCCGTACATAGTAACGACAGACTAATCTTACCGAACAAATGTTGGTCCCACACGTCTGTCGTCTTTAATTGACTAGGGTTGCATATTTTCCCGTACCAGGCGGGCTATATCCAAGTCGTTTACTTACCCGGTTTTGAATCCAGTGTCATTGGCGGGCCTCAAGGCATGGTATCTGGGAATGGAGTTGCAGGGCGACTTTTTAATGCTTTCTATTCCTTTTTTAATTCCTTCTGGACTCCAATGGCACTTAGTTCCTGTCATATTAAATTAGCAGCAGCTAATTTTCGGAATTGATGAGCAATCTGCAACTTTCCATACATTTTTGCAGCGTTGGCACTGACACGAGCACACGGTAATAAGGAGCTGACCTAACTCTATTCAGACTTCCACCCAAATATTTGGTGATACTTTTCTTCCAGCTATGGTGCGTTCTGGAATCGGAGGCTAATGCCTTATTCCTTTACCAATGGCAAAGCGTGAGCGGAGATATTTTTCGAATCGTGCAAGGCACGAGACTTTTCTATGTACAGTATGCGAACAGTTATTAATAAACTATTTCTCTGGCGGAGTAAGATTCCAGGGTCTAAGGAGCGCTAGCGGGTTTTGGCAAGGGCCGGTGGAGTGACATTGGCATGATAGCCCGTCGAAGTTGTCCGCAGGCAACCCGTTTTAGCTGAATCGATCCCCTTTTCTCGACCGAAACAGCTCGGCAGCTTCGTACTTCCCCTTTTCTGAGACGCGTTGTGATTCGGTGTCCGGCTCATGCCTTGTCGCCGCCGGATCATGGCCCATCTCCTCGCTGGGACTACCTACATCATCCTGACCGAATGCATTTGCGGATATGCTCTTTGCTATTTTACCACCACCGGCCGCCTCCTGGATTTCATTTGATGATGAAGCACCGGGTGTAGGGGGAACGGCAAATGGCGGCTTAGATATCGTTGACGGAGGGGCTCTGGCCTCGGCCTCTCTTTTGGAGGCCTCCTGTTTGGCTCGTTGGGCGGCTTCGTGACGAGAGAGTCGATCAGCGTTTATGGAGCGTTTGGCAAAGTAGTATGCGCCGGCACCAGCTTTTGAGGAGGAAAATGGATTAGTTAGAGGGCATGATTTCTTTTATCTCGGGATAGAAGCATCCTGATTATGGGGAGAGCTGGGAGCGCATACCAACACATAGGGAGCCCCAGCCAATCCTGTTTAAGGGAGAGGAGGTTAGATACCATCGGCTGAATTAACCGAGGAAACAGTCATTCTAATTAGACAATCTGGGGTGTAATCACCGCGTACCAGGTAGATCGAATCTTCGAAGAAGTTAGTCACTTATTCCGAAAGCTGCGAAACGCTGGTATTTTGCAGCAGCACTTACAGTATTCATTTTGGGACTTGCAATGGTATGCTTCGCTACGTATAAGGCGACGGAGTAAGGAAGTATGCGCCGGATTCGGGGATTCGCATTAATATTTTCATGAGCTTGTCGTTCGCCGTCCTGAGCGCAGGGAATCCCGAATTTTGCTATTACGTCGATGGGGCCGGCCTCAGCCAATCAGAGCACAACCGCTCTCGTCGGAGCACAGACGTATGCTGAGTAAGCTAatatatcacgtgatattaCTTGAGTGGGCTAACGGCGACATTCATCTGCTCATCTCTCGCTCGCCTTCCATCGACGAATGGCTTCCTGGTGAGCTTTTGCCATCATCTCCCAGGCTATTGGCCATAGGCTTTTCTCCAGCTCATTGCTTGAACCCGGACTGTGCAGTTTCTCTCTGTATTTATCAGAAGCAAGTTGAGGAGCCCTGGATGACGTTGTTTGACGCGCAACCGGCTTCTCCATCTTGCCCGGTAGCCTGATTCCTTGCCTGGTTAAACTATGCCTCCCAAAAGAAAGGCTGTCGATGGTGCGTTGTTCTTCGAGCCCTGTTTATAGCCTAGCGGGCTTGACTAACTCTGATACAGGCTCCCGGGTAGGAAGAGCCTCAAAGCGCGCCACGCCGGTCCCGAGTTCCACACCACAGAGCGTTCTTAGCGATGATGATTACACAGACCCCGGTGTGCAGGATTCCGATGTGGATGGAGATAATATAAAAAGTAAAGCCGGACTTGGTTATCGCTACGCATTGTTCATAAGACTGACCGATGTCCGTTCTTGCTCATAGAGGTCGTGGAGAAGTTCTCCCTCCAGACCTTTAGCCGCGACAAGAAGTCCCAGGTATTAAAACAAGATCCTCATTTTGGGTATAAGGATTTTTCGTCCTTGCCATTGAAGCCCGACCATGCGAATAGACCACTATGGATTGAGCCCTTGAAGGGAACGATCACCTTGGAGAGCTTCTCGCCGTTAGCCTCGCAAGCGCAAGACTTTCTTACTACGATAGCCGAGCCCCTATCTCGTCCTACACATCTTCATGAATATAGATTGACCGGAAATAGTCTCTACGCTGCTGTATCGGTGGGGCTGCTGCCCGCAGACATCATTAACTTTCTCGATCGACTTTCGAAAACGCCGCTCCCTGAGACCATAAAGCAGTTTATCGTGAATTTCACAAAGTCCTATGGGAAGATTAAAGTTGTTCTAAAACATAATCGATTTTTTGTCGAAAGCTCCGATCCAGCGATGCTGCAGACGTTGCTACAAGATGAAGTTATCGGTGCGCAGAGGGTCGAAAACTCAGAGGGCATTATACAGCAAGCTGCTCCAAAAATGGGCGGGCTGGTTATCCCTGGGACAAAGGATGCTGCCGGCCTTAGGCAAAATCCTGACCAGAAACCTGAAAatggagaaggagaagctCCTCCACTCAAGGACGATGATTTATTGGTCTCGCTAAGAGACGaggacgacgatgatgaggATCAGGCGCAGGTACATAGTTTTGAAATTCCTAACACAAGTGTGGAAGCCGTGAAAGCGCGATGTCAGAGTATGGGTTGTCCGGCATTGGAAGAATACGATTTTCGCAATGACGAGATAAACCCGACCTTGGATATTGATCTTAAGCCCAACGCCCAAATCCGGAGCTATCAGGAAAAAAGTTTAAGTAAAATGTTTGGAAACGGTCGAGCGAAGAGTGGAATCATCGTCTTGCCCTGCGGAGCAGGAAAGACTCTAGTTGGGATTACTGCGGCGTGCACAATCAAGAAAGGAACTATAGTTCTGTGCACAAGTTCCATGTCGGTCGTTCAATGGCGCAATGAATTTTTACGATGGTCGAATATTGATCCTAATGACATCGCTATATTTACCTCTGACAATAAGGAAAGGTTCAGAAGAAGTACTGGTATCATCGTTTCGACATACTCTATGGTTTCGCAAACTCGCGCTAGATCTCATGATGCCGAGAAGATGATGGATTGGATGCAATCTAGGGAATGGGGTTTAATGATCCTGGACGAAGTCCATGTCGTGCCCGCATCCATGTTCCGAAAGGTCACCTCTGCTATCGCCACCCAGACAAAGCTTGGTTTGACGGCGACGTTGCTGAGAGAAGACGACAAGATCAAGGATCTTAACTTCCTTATTGGACCTAAACTCTATGAAGCCAACTGGATGGAACTGGCGGAGCAAGGTCACATCGCTAAAGTCCAATGTGCAGAAGTCTGGTGCCCCATGACAACAGAATTCTATACTGAATATATGCGTGAAAAGTCGAGAAAGGCTGCTCTGCTATATATCATGAATCCAAGGAAGTTCCAGGCATGTCAATTTCTGATCGACTATCATGAGAAACGCGGAGATAAGGTTATCGTCTTTTCCGATAATGTCTACGCGTTGGAGCGATATGCCTTGAAGTTGAACAAGGCATATATCTATGGAGGGACTCCACAAAACGAGCGTTTGCGAATTCTGGAAAATTTCCAACACAATGAGCAGGTGAATACAATATTCCTCTCAAAGATTGGAGATACCTCCTTGGATCTTCCAGAGGCGACCTGCCTGATCCAAATATCATCTCACTACGGCTCTCGACGTCAAGAGGCTCAGAGATTAGGACGCATCCTCCGGGCTAAACGCAGAAATGATGAAGGTTTTAACGCCTTTTTCTACTCGTTAGTCTCCAAGGATACGGATGAAATGTACTATTCCTCTAAGCGACAGGCATTTTTGGTCGATCAGGGTTATGCTTTTAAGGTCATCACGCATCTCCAAGGTATTGAGAACCTCGAGGGTCTCGCGTATGCTACCGCAGCGGAACGTCGTGAGCTCTTACAGGAAGTCATGTTGCAGAATGAAACGTCTGCGGCCGTTGAAGAAGTAGTCGATGACCTATTTAGCGAACGTTCTGGCGGGCCGAGGGCTAAAGCCGCTAGAAAAGCTGCTGTGAAACGCAGTGCTGCCACGCTCAGCGGGCTCGCAGGTGGCGAAGATATGGCTTACATTGAGCATAATAAGAGCAGAAATAAACAACTGAAGGAGAAAGTAAGCCATCATCCGCTGTTCAGGAAATTTGAAAGGGAGAGACAGAAGCGAAAGAAACTCTTGCAGGAAGGCCGATAAGGTTTTAGACTAATGACAtctaactacggagtagatggGATCTTGGTTATCATATGTACTTTTAGATTTAGTGCAACATGCGACACAGAATGATCtgctgtactccgtacggagtacatatgaATTAATGAGAAGATGATATTCAGACATAGCCTGAGTTCGGTCgtacttttatttttagcaCTGACGAAGAGCCACAGCAATATTCCAACCAAGGTCAGCAGCTGGCCGGAATAAATAAAGTCCGTTGTAGTGGAACATTATTTCTCCGAGTGTGGCCGCGCCGCCTCCAGAGGAAGCTCGTTGGAACAGCTGGGATATCCAACGTGAGCAGTTGTTTTCTAGATTATCAGTCTTCTGAGTGCTGCTATACGATCATGGATTTTGCCTCGTTAATGTCCAAAGAGATTGCCAAATCCAAACCACCAGCGAAACAATCCTCCCAGACGGAACAAAACCAGCAGTATGTGCGCCGTTCCGAACTTGAAACCGCACGCGTCGCCGCGTACAATGCAGAGCAGGAGAGATTACAAAGAGAACGAGAAGAGCGCGCGGAGCGAAAGAGAAAACTAGACGAGGAAGAGGCGGAGCGAAATAGGATCCGTGAGGAGAAGCGGCGGCGGCTTGCCGAGGAATCGAGACGGAGGAGAGAAGCGGAAGAGGCGGCGAAGGAGGCGGAGAGGAGGAAAAGGCTGGGGCTGAGTGTCACGCCTGCAGAGGAGAATGGTGAGAGTGGCAAGGAGCAGACGCCTTTGGAAGGCGAAGAGATTGTTGGCCAGGAAGAAGTTGTGGAGAATCTGAGGAGTCTGGGCGAACCGATTCGGTTATTCGGAGAGAGTGATAAGGGTCGGTTGAAGAGGTATAGACGCCTTGTGCAGAGATCCGCTACGCCGCAGAAGCAACTGTCCGATGGCCCGATACCTACGACTTTGGAGCTCCTTCCGGAGGCGGAAATGAAAGTACCAGACAAGGTCCcagaggatgaagaagggaaaaaatatcttttcaGACAGCTTGCGTCTTATTTTACGATGGTTTTAAAAGAGTGGGAAATTGCTTTGTCCAAGAGAGACGATAGCGTCAAAAGCACGTTTCAAGGCCGTCAGGCATACAATGCTATGGTGCAGTCGAGGGATAATATGAAACCTTTGTTCAAGAAGTTTGAAAATGCCGACGTTGAAGAGGGTATTTTAGGACCCATTGTCGAAATTGTTAGAAATGCGCAGAATCGCCGGTACGTCGATGCTAATGATGGGTATTTGAGATTGAGTATCGGAAAAGCGTAAGTATCGTCTCTTCAGATTCCTCTATCAAGGATGTCGTCGCTGATATGTATGATACTAGCGCTTGGCCTATCGGTGTTACCATGGTTGGTATCCATGAACGTTCTGCACGGGAAAAGCTTCACGAAGGTGGTCAAGACAAAGCCCATATCATGAGTGATGAGATAACCaggaagttccttcaaaGTATTAAACGATGCCTTACCTTCGCACAAGTCCGCTGGCCGCCTGACGATCAGCTGCAGCTTATGGGTTGAGGCCTGCGATTTGGTCAGAGTGCTAggaataaagaaaaatcagCCCCAATCTCAATTCCCGCCTGCCTAACTTTAAAATTGTTTTGCGACAACCGATTAGCAGAAAGGTTTTTCGAGAGCGTTTTGTTTTCACGCCTCAAGTCATCCCATTTGTGACGAAACCGTAAGTGAGAGTTGGTATATAGTGTATTCCAGGAATCCGGAGTACCGTGTCGCACGAAGCCAGATCTATTACATCTGATGAGACAGAAAAATTGTCCTATCAAGGCCAACCCCAACATTAAAGTTGCCATTAATGGACAGTCTCTAGTAAACATATACGTGGTGGTAGTTGTCGCGTTTTAAATTTCCAGGATTGCCTAGTTATCCATGGCATAGGTGATAGCTCGCAAAGATATGTTAAATTCCTTATGCAGTggtagttactccgtacagtgcTTCGTAATAATGAAAGAGACATTTCCAATCTTCCACTTCGCAAATTGATGTGTGAAAGGGATCCAGGGGTTCACCAGAGGCCAGAGCCCAAACCTTCTAATGAAAGGTGCAATTGTAGCAAACCGAAAGCTGAGAGGCAAAAGCATGACTTGCGACAATCTGGGGAGCACCACGCTATACTCCCTAGACCATATTACTATCCGCGAGAAATAAACAAAGGAAAGTGGCTCAGGCATAACCATGTTTGCAACTTGTTATAGTAGTATGTTACTCAAAGAATTCATTGCTCTTGCCGTTGAGCAAGGCTAACTTTCAGATTGCCTTCGCAGAATCCATAGATGCCACAGAGCCATAGTGATGGAAGTTAAAGGGCAAAGAAATCTCCGGTATAGATTTCCTCTTAGCTTTGTTTACTGGCTTTAGCTTGGAGAGCCGTCTTTGCAGAGGGCGAAATCCATTATTTTTTGGGCCAGGAAGGATAGAAAGGGAGAGCGTTCGCCGGGCAGGGCTTCTCGGTGGTGGGGCCGGTAAAGTAGTGAACTTTTCCGCCGACCAAGCTCGCATATGCCGAGAGCTTGGGGCCATGGTTTCAGGCAATGGTGGCATTATCCGTTCCACAGAGAGAGCACGCCTATGTTGCGACGCTTCGAAGGAAAAACTAGC is a genomic window of Coccidioides posadasii str. Silveira chromosome 3, complete sequence containing:
- a CDS encoding uncharacterized protein (EggNog:ENOG410PPTK~COG:S~TransMembrane:1 (o6-25i)~BUSCO:16666at33183), which gives rise to MNTIRSTWIGWGSLCVAGAGAYYFAKRSINADRLSRHEAAQRAKQEASKREAEARAPPSTISKPPFAVPPTPGASSSNEIQEAAGGGKIAKSISANAFGQDDVGSPSEEMGHDPAATRHEPDTESQRVSEKGKYEAAELFRSRKGDRFS
- the SSL2 gene encoding DNA repair helicase RAD25 (BUSCO:37573at4751~EggNog:ENOG410PH2J~COG:L~BUSCO:1642at33183) produces the protein MPPKRKAVDGSRVGRASKRATPVPSSTPQSVLSDDDYTDPGVQDSDVDGDNIKKVVEKFSLQTFSRDKKSQVLKQDPHFGYKDFSSLPLKPDHANRPLWIEPLKGTITLESFSPLASQAQDFLTTIAEPLSRPTHLHEYRLTGNSLYAAVSVGLLPADIINFLDRLSKTPLPETIKQFIVNFTKSYGKIKVVLKHNRFFVESSDPAMLQTLLQDEVIGAQRVENSEGIIQQAAPKMGGLVIPGTKDAAGLRQNPDQKPENGEGEAPPLKDDDLLVSLRDEDDDDEDQAQVHSFEIPNTSVEAVKARCQSMGCPALEEYDFRNDEINPTLDIDLKPNAQIRSYQEKSLSKMFGNGRAKSGIIVLPCGAGKTLVGITAACTIKKGTIVLCTSSMSVVQWRNEFLRWSNIDPNDIAIFTSDNKERFRRSTGIIVSTYSMVSQTRARSHDAEKMMDWMQSREWGLMILDEVHVVPASMFRKVTSAIATQTKLGLTATLLREDDKIKDLNFLIGPKLYEANWMELAEQGHIAKVQCAEVWCPMTTEFYTEYMREKSRKAALLYIMNPRKFQACQFLIDYHEKRGDKVIVFSDNVYALERYALKLNKAYIYGGTPQNERLRILENFQHNEQVNTIFLSKIGDTSLDLPEATCLIQISSHYGSRRQEAQRLGRILRAKRRNDEGFNAFFYSLVSKDTDEMYYSSKRQAFLVDQGYAFKVITHLQGIENLEGLAYATAAERRELLQEVMLQNETSAAVEEVVDDLFSERSGGPRAKAARKAAVKRSAATLSGLAGGEDMAYIEHNKSRNKQLKEKVSHHPLFRKFERERQKRKKLLQEGR
- the PRP18 gene encoding mRNA splicing protein prp18 (BUSCO:458980at4751~EggNog:ENOG410PK4K~COG:A~BUSCO:11153at33183), whose translation is MDFASLMSKEIAKSKPPAKQSSQTEQNQQYVRRSELETARVAAYNAEQERLQREREERAERKRKLDEEEAERNRIREEKRRRLAEESRRRREAEEAAKEAERRKRLGLSVTPAEENGESGKEQTPLEGEEIVGQEEVVENLRSLGEPIRLFGESDKGRLKRYRRLVQRSATPQKQLSDGPIPTTLELLPEAEMKVPDKVPEDEEGKKYLFRQLASYFTMVLKEWEIALSKRDDSVKSTFQGRQAYNAMVQSRDNMKPLFKKFENADVEEGILGPIVEIVRNAQNRRYVDANDGYLRLSIGKAAWPIGVTMVGIHERSAREKLHEGGQDKAHIMSDEITRKFLQSIKRCLTFAQVRWPPDDQLQLMG